A genomic window from Yarrowia lipolytica chromosome 1D, complete sequence includes:
- a CDS encoding uncharacterized protein (Compare to YALI0D20174g, similar to uniprot|Q9HF84 Emericella nidulans Class I alpha-mannosidase 1A (EC 3.2.1.113)), whose translation MQRLRMRKLLRPLLLACVIAGLLLWFVPLDSGVRLSSLKQSVEETPVPEHPGKPSEEENEKKKEPNVPDMNVGANARLKGGAPPQLADSYTPKDGTIELISPIGGQSRIGGVGAKLLPKPKQIPRKEKYPVKDPYKLPSKSTNHWLPKIQAAEHRECKDRMDRLKEVKTVMDQTWQRYKQFGFGHDEIHPITGKARDPFLGWAATLVDALDTLWIMDMKDEFKLAADRVAEIDFTRSGRDVIPVFETTIRYLGGLLSAYDLSGDKRLYYKAIELGDNLIGAFDTPNRMPLLYYRWEDKSTNTRRRPAQGAIVAELGSMTIEFTRLAQLTGNNTYFDAVHRITKEFEKAADQQVIPGLFPALVDISGCDLTQPGEETDPMVQLPVAFASPQRCKKKGITPMTAHAGVEQTVSFGGRIDSLYEYYIKEYILLGGADDTYKNMYIQSADQGAKMLLYKPNTTSSEEILFSGDLHINPANLQDIVFSPTMAHLSCFLGGMYAMGGKVLERPKDVEIGKRLAQGCVWAYGATGTGVMPEDLSVSPCGDSGEGIDETCEFEAPKLTLHKYLLAGDGTVVDTSEEEEGKVVEEKIGGQKPTMEKSPYSLHELGIAPRSRREKYPHIRLEQVADFTPLIKLDEDELKKIPKKFAGQTHRWRQSGVYDLPRDFVKASPHYLMRPEAIESVYYLYRITGDPVWQERGWEMFRSVVNLCWAGHGAYAAIRDVTDWRMDSNRFYDEQESFWVGETLKYYYLLFADSDVISLDEWVFNTEAHPVKRQ comes from the coding sequence ATGCAACGACTTCGAATGCGAAAACTGCTCCGGccgttgctgctggcaTGTGTGATTGCAGGCCTCTTGCTGTGGTTTGTGCCTCTGGACTCGGGCGTCCGTCTGTCCAGCTTGAAGCAATCGGTCGAGGAGACTCCTGTGCCGGAACACCCTGGAAAGCCctctgaagaagaaaatgagaagaagaaggaaccCAATGTGCCCGACATGAATGTGGGAGCCAACGCCCGGCTCAAGGGCGGCGCGCCTCCTCAGTTGGCCGACTCCTACACCCCCAAGGACGGGACCATTGAGCTGATTTCTCCTATTGGAGGCCAATCTCGAattggaggagtgggagccaagctgctgcccaagcccaagcaGATCCCCCGAAAAGAAAAGTACCCCGTCAAGGACCCCTACAAGCTGCCGTCCAAGTCTACCAACCACTGGCTTCCCAAGATCCAGGCCGCAGAGCACAGGGAGTGCAAAGACCGGATGGATCGactcaaggaggtcaagacCGTCATGGACCAGACGTGGCAGCGGTACAAGCAATTTGGATTTGGCCACGACGAGATCCATCCCATTACTGGTAAGGCCCGAGATCCCTTTCTCGGATGGGCTGCCACTCTTGTGGACGCTCTGGACACTCTGTGGATCATGGACATGAAGGACGAGTTCAAGCTGGCTGCAGACAGGGTGGCCGAAATCGACTTTACTCGGTCTGGTCGAGACGTGATTCCCGTATTTGAAACTACTATCCGATACCTTGGTGGTCTTCTGTCTGCCTACGACCTCTCTGGTGACAAAAGACTCTACTACAAGGCTATTGAGCTGGGTGATAACCTCATTGGTGCGTTTGATACACCCAACCGAATGCCTCTTCTGTACTACAGATGGGAAGATAAGAGCACCAACACTCGTCGACGACCTGCCCAGGGAGCTATTGTTGCTGAGCTTGGTTCCATGACCATCGAGTTTACCCGCCTCGCTCAGCTGACTGGAAATAACACTTATTTTGATGCTGTTCACCGAATCACaaaggagtttgagaaggCCGCTGACCAGCAGGTGATTCCTGGCCTGTTCCCTGCCCTGGTTGACATTTCTGGCTGTGATCTGACACAACCCGGTGAGGAGACCGACCCTATGGTCCAGCTCCCCGTGGCCTTTGCTTCTCCTCAGCGATGCAAAAAGAAGGGTATTACTCCCATGACTGCACATGCTGGAGTTGAACAGACTGTATCTTTCGGAGGCCGAATCGACTCACTCTACGAGTATTATATCAAGGAGTACATTCTTCTGGGCGGTGCCGACGACACGTACAAGAACATGTACATCCAGTCTGCAGACCAAGGAGCCAAAATGCTGCTCTACAAGcccaacaccacctcctcaGAGGAGatcctcttctctggagACCTCCATATTAACCCTGCCAATCTTCAGGACATTGTCTTCTCTCCTACCATGGCTCACTTGTCCTGTTTCCTGGGAGGCATGTATGCTATGGGGGGCAAGGTTTTGGAGCGACCAAAGGACGTGGAGATTGGCAAACGGCTTGCTCAGGGCTGTGTCTGGGCCTATGGCGCCACGGGAACTGGAGTCATGCCCGAAGAcctgtctgtgtctccaTGTGGGGACTCTGGGGAGGGCATTGATGAGACCTGTGAGTTTGAGGCGCCCAAGCTGACTCTGCACAAGTACCTGCTTGCCGGAGACGGTACCGTGGTCGACACTtctgaagaggaagagggcAAGGTcgttgaggagaagattggTGGCCAGAAGCCAACCATGGAGAAGTCGCCGTACTCGCTCCACGAGCTCGGTATCGCCCCTCGATCCAGACGAGAAAAGTACCCCCACATTCGTCTGGAGCAGGTGGCCGACTTCACTCCTCTCATCAAGCTTGACGAggatgagctcaagaagatcccCAAGAAGTTTGCAGGCCAGACGCACAGGTGGCGGCAGTCTGGAGTCTACGACTTGCCCCGAGACTTTGTCAAGGCTTCCCCTCACTACCTGATGCGTCCCGAAGCCATTGAGTCAGTCTATTACCTCTATCGAATCACAGGCGACCCTGTTTGGCAGGAACGCGGCTGGGAGATGTTCCGATCAGTGGTTAACCTTTGTTGGGCTGGTCATGGAGCCTATGCTGCCATCAGGGACGTTACTGATTGGCGAATGGACTCTAATCGGTTCTATGACGAGCAGGAGTCTTTCTGGGTGGGTGAGACCTTGAAGTACTACTACCTGCTGTTTGCCGACTCGGACGTTATCTCCCTAGACGAGTGGGTTTTCAATACGGAGGCTCATCCTGTTAAGAGACAGTAG